A portion of the Streptomyces sp. YPW6 genome contains these proteins:
- a CDS encoding ATP-binding protein, whose amino-acid sequence MAVWHVRDFVPEDLEAVVRLDGESGTTEEPAVFRLSEVVAALQGQNPGVVAVADGHLVGAAVGRVDGERAWLLRIALHPAWRNLGLGTALLSALEHRVQGAGAVLVAAVLPEDETGATALANSGFRVHRGLTYYEKVQSVTAEGSAVLASLGATVPPAGLWERLAGMAEEKGLVERRIVLPLAHPEIADEHGVEPPQAVVLFGPPGTGKSTFAQAVASRLGWPFVELFPSRLALEDGLANGLGRRFEEIARLDHVLVFIDEVEEVAGARNLADPVSVGVVNELLKSIVRFRDRDGRLLICATNTVAALDPAFLRHGRFDYVLPVGPPDHEARTALWASYLARTGAEADTALLADASEGFTPADIKQAARTVAQAVFERTLESGTRAHPTTEEFLRTISRTRPTVTTEMALEFADHTIRYGRT is encoded by the coding sequence ATGGCTGTGTGGCATGTGCGGGACTTCGTGCCGGAGGACCTCGAAGCCGTCGTGCGTCTCGACGGGGAGAGCGGGACCACGGAGGAGCCCGCCGTGTTCCGGCTGTCGGAGGTCGTCGCCGCGCTCCAGGGCCAGAACCCCGGGGTCGTGGCCGTGGCCGACGGGCACCTGGTCGGGGCCGCCGTGGGGCGGGTCGACGGGGAGCGGGCGTGGCTGCTGCGGATCGCCCTGCATCCCGCCTGGCGGAATCTGGGGCTGGGGACCGCGCTGCTGTCCGCGCTGGAGCACCGCGTGCAGGGGGCCGGTGCGGTGCTCGTGGCCGCGGTGCTGCCCGAGGACGAGACCGGGGCCACCGCGCTCGCGAATTCCGGGTTCCGGGTGCACCGGGGGCTCACCTACTACGAGAAGGTCCAGTCGGTGACCGCCGAGGGCTCCGCCGTACTGGCCTCGCTCGGCGCGACCGTACCGCCGGCCGGGCTCTGGGAGCGGCTCGCGGGGATGGCGGAGGAGAAAGGGCTCGTCGAGCGGCGGATCGTCCTGCCGCTGGCGCATCCCGAGATCGCCGACGAGCACGGGGTCGAGCCGCCGCAGGCCGTCGTGCTGTTCGGCCCGCCCGGCACCGGCAAGAGCACCTTCGCCCAGGCCGTCGCCAGCCGGCTCGGCTGGCCGTTCGTCGAGCTGTTCCCCTCCCGGCTCGCCCTGGAGGACGGCCTCGCCAACGGGCTCGGCCGCCGATTCGAGGAGATCGCCCGGCTCGACCACGTCCTCGTCTTCATCGACGAGGTGGAGGAGGTCGCGGGGGCGCGCAACCTCGCCGACCCGGTGTCCGTCGGGGTGGTCAACGAGCTGCTCAAGTCCATCGTGCGGTTCCGCGACCGTGACGGGCGGCTGCTGATCTGCGCCACCAACACCGTCGCCGCGCTGGATCCCGCGTTCCTGCGCCACGGCCGGTTCGACTACGTCCTGCCCGTCGGTCCGCCCGACCACGAGGCCCGGACCGCGCTCTGGGCCAGCTATCTCGCCCGTACGGGAGCGGAGGCCGACACCGCGCTCCTCGCCGACGCCAGCGAGGGGTTCACCCCCGCCGACATCAAGCAGGCCGCCCGGACCGTCGCCCAGGCCGTCTTCGAGCGCACCCTCGAATCCGGCACCCGCGCCCACCCCACCACCGAGGAATTCCTGCGCACCATCAGCCGCACCCGACCCACCGTCACCACCGAGATGGCGCTGGAGTTCGCGGACCACACCATCCGTTACGGGCGTACCTGA
- a CDS encoding DUF4265 domain-containing protein, translating into MSPPAGPPRPPGEADQIKVWFRVAARGDGPPPYATEGLWATRLGPDTARVDNVPFLRDGVAEGETVRFRTDGDGVHWAAGRVADSGNCTVRVLPVPDGPLGHDVRAVHERLAGFGLTGEVFSADVPLVALTVPGGADLRGVKALLARGRDEGWWHFEVSCATDAWRSA; encoded by the coding sequence ATGAGTCCTCCCGCCGGACCGCCGCGCCCACCCGGCGAAGCCGACCAGATCAAGGTCTGGTTCCGGGTGGCCGCGCGCGGGGACGGGCCGCCGCCGTACGCGACCGAGGGGCTGTGGGCGACCCGGCTCGGCCCGGACACCGCGCGGGTGGACAACGTGCCCTTCCTCCGGGACGGGGTCGCCGAGGGCGAGACCGTACGGTTCCGGACGGACGGCGACGGCGTGCACTGGGCCGCCGGCCGGGTGGCGGACTCGGGCAACTGCACGGTCCGGGTGCTGCCCGTGCCGGACGGTCCGCTCGGGCACGACGTGCGGGCCGTCCACGAGCGGCTCGCCGGATTCGGGCTCACGGGAGAGGTCTTCAGCGCCGATGTCCCGCTGGTCGCCCTGACCGTGCCCGGCGGCGCGGACCTGCGCGGCGTGAAGGCGCTGCTCGCGCGGGGCCGGGACGAGGGCTGGTGGCACTTCGAGGTCTCCTGCGCCACGGACGCCTGGCGGTCGGCGTGA
- the lanKC gene encoding class III lanthionine synthetase LanKC, protein MNPEYAAYCQADRRFYDAPHRSLGPGPAAGEDSSFYAAVRGSAPEGWTRSRRGDWLSYHPDGLRLPPQGWKIHVSAALDNAASVLDRVTAHCLEHGLAFKCIPSAGLLGLRNAKYADRAGSGKFITVYPPSEEAFPEVCTALMQLLEGEHGPYILSDLRCGNGPVHTRYGAFAARFCSGPDGRPVPAVADPQGRLVPDDRSPAFRVPSWVTPPGFLMPHLEARAAVGLGDLPYTVEKALHFSNGGGVYLGRDTRTGEQVVLKEARPYAGLAADGADAVARLERERTALEQLAGLDCVPDVRDVFEVGDHHFLVLQYIPGTTLNTVFARRFPLARQHPSAELLAEHAAWAEELYAKVERAVDAVHERGIVISDLHMSNVMVDEEAGHIVLLDFEAASPAAERRRQIVANPAFVAPADRRGTDIDRYALACLRLALYLPLTTLFGIDRTKAAGLARDIARAFPVPEEALRPAVEEILRDAEDAEDAEDAGNAEDVRDPGDVRNARDAGYAGEGDASGPAPAAQSGAVSAAAASASASGRDSGRASASASGRDSDGASASATDLRDWPRARDALVRAITASCTPERDDRCFPGDIAQFATATGGQSFAYGAAGVLYALHETGAPPCAPAEDWLLRHAKDPASGSPLGFYDGLTGIAWTLHRIGRTAEAADLLRIVLDQPLEGLAPGLHNGYAGIGLALDDLARTCAADAPALSAAAARCTDLAARALDGPPSPRTGLLHGASGVALLLIRRYATTGDTALLDLAAAALRRDLERCRAGDDGALLVVEGKRLMPYAGSGSVGIAAVIDAYLAHRPDPDLEAAGRALLPAALSAFYIQPGLLRGSAGLLLHLAATPLCDPADRQRAIDRHTDLLGSHALAHGGGLAFPGEQLMRLSMDLATGTAGVLLALGAASGRPTGLPFLPAAPAAAHPGRASGPTNRPRQGSSDRPHPGSV, encoded by the coding sequence GTGAATCCGGAGTACGCCGCGTACTGCCAGGCGGACCGCCGCTTCTACGACGCACCCCACCGTTCCCTCGGACCGGGCCCGGCCGCCGGTGAGGACAGCTCGTTCTACGCGGCCGTCCGTGGCTCCGCTCCCGAGGGGTGGACCCGCTCCCGGCGCGGTGACTGGCTCTCCTACCACCCCGACGGGCTGCGCCTGCCGCCGCAGGGCTGGAAGATCCACGTCTCCGCCGCGCTCGACAACGCGGCCTCCGTGCTCGACCGGGTCACCGCCCACTGCCTGGAGCACGGGCTCGCCTTCAAGTGCATACCCAGCGCCGGTCTGCTGGGCCTGCGGAACGCCAAGTACGCGGACCGGGCGGGCAGCGGGAAGTTCATCACGGTCTACCCGCCGTCCGAGGAAGCGTTCCCCGAGGTGTGCACCGCCCTGATGCAGCTCCTGGAGGGCGAGCACGGGCCGTACATCCTGAGCGACCTGCGGTGCGGGAACGGGCCCGTGCACACCCGCTACGGCGCGTTCGCCGCCCGCTTCTGCTCCGGTCCCGACGGGCGGCCCGTGCCCGCCGTCGCCGACCCGCAGGGCCGGCTCGTCCCGGACGACCGGAGCCCCGCCTTCCGGGTCCCCTCCTGGGTGACCCCGCCCGGCTTTCTGATGCCGCACCTCGAAGCCCGCGCCGCCGTGGGCCTCGGTGACCTCCCGTACACCGTGGAGAAGGCGCTGCACTTCTCCAACGGCGGCGGGGTCTACCTCGGCCGCGACACCCGCACCGGCGAGCAGGTCGTCCTGAAGGAGGCCCGCCCGTACGCTGGTCTGGCCGCCGACGGAGCGGACGCCGTGGCCCGGCTGGAGCGCGAGCGGACCGCCCTGGAGCAACTGGCAGGGCTGGACTGCGTCCCCGACGTCCGGGACGTGTTCGAGGTCGGCGACCACCACTTCCTGGTCCTCCAGTACATCCCCGGCACCACCCTCAACACCGTCTTCGCCCGCCGCTTCCCGCTCGCCCGGCAGCACCCGTCCGCGGAGCTCCTCGCCGAACACGCCGCGTGGGCGGAGGAGCTGTACGCGAAGGTCGAGCGCGCGGTCGACGCGGTGCACGAGCGGGGCATCGTCATCAGCGATCTGCACATGAGCAACGTGATGGTCGACGAGGAGGCCGGACACATCGTTTTGCTCGACTTCGAGGCGGCCTCCCCGGCCGCCGAACGCCGCCGCCAGATCGTCGCCAACCCGGCCTTCGTCGCCCCGGCCGACCGGCGCGGCACCGACATCGACCGCTATGCGCTCGCCTGTCTGCGGCTCGCCCTGTACCTGCCGCTGACCACGTTGTTCGGCATCGACCGCACGAAGGCCGCCGGGCTCGCACGGGACATCGCCCGTGCCTTCCCGGTCCCGGAGGAGGCGCTGCGACCCGCGGTCGAGGAGATCCTGCGGGACGCGGAGGACGCGGAGGACGCGGAGGACGCGGGGAACGCGGAGGACGTGCGGGATCCGGGGGACGTGCGGAACGCTCGGGACGCGGGATACGCGGGGGAGGGCGACGCGTCCGGGCCCGCTCCGGCAGCGCAGTCCGGTGCGGTTTCGGCCGCGGCCGCCTCGGCTTCGGCCTCCGGCCGTGATTCCGGCAGGGCATCGGCGTCCGCCTCCGGCCGTGATTCCGACGGGGCTTCGGCGTCCGCCACCGACCTCCGCGACTGGCCGCGCGCCCGGGACGCGCTGGTCCGCGCCATCACCGCCTCCTGCACGCCGGAGCGCGACGACCGCTGCTTCCCCGGGGACATCGCCCAGTTCGCCACCGCCACCGGAGGCCAGTCCTTCGCGTACGGCGCCGCCGGGGTCCTCTACGCCCTCCACGAGACCGGCGCCCCGCCCTGCGCCCCGGCCGAGGACTGGCTCCTGCGCCACGCCAAGGACCCGGCGTCCGGCAGCCCTCTCGGCTTCTACGACGGCCTCACCGGCATCGCCTGGACCCTGCACCGGATCGGCCGCACCGCCGAGGCAGCCGATCTCCTCCGGATCGTCCTCGACCAGCCCCTGGAGGGCCTCGCCCCCGGGCTGCACAACGGGTACGCCGGCATCGGCCTCGCCCTGGACGACCTGGCCCGCACCTGTGCCGCCGACGCGCCGGCCCTGTCCGCCGCCGCGGCCCGCTGCACCGACCTCGCCGCCCGCGCGCTCGACGGTCCGCCGTCGCCCCGCACCGGGCTGCTGCACGGCGCGAGCGGCGTCGCGCTGCTGCTGATCCGCCGTTACGCCACCACCGGGGACACCGCCCTGCTCGACCTGGCCGCCGCCGCACTCCGCCGCGACCTGGAACGCTGCCGGGCCGGGGACGACGGGGCGCTCCTGGTCGTCGAGGGCAAGCGGCTGATGCCGTACGCCGGTTCGGGCAGCGTCGGTATCGCGGCCGTCATCGACGCCTACCTCGCCCACCGCCCCGACCCGGACCTGGAGGCGGCGGGCCGGGCCCTGCTCCCGGCCGCGCTCTCCGCCTTCTACATCCAGCCCGGACTGCTCAGGGGCTCCGCCGGACTCCTGCTGCACCTGGCGGCCACCCCGCTGTGCGACCCGGCCGACCGGCAGCGCGCGATCGACCGCCACACCGACCTGCTGGGCAGCCACGCCCTGGCCCACGGCGGCGGACTCGCCTTCCCCGGCGAGCAATTGATGCGCCTGTCGATGGACCTGGCCACCGGAACCGCCGGGGTCCTCCTCGCCCTGGGCGCCGCATCCGGCCGCCCCACCGGACTTCCCTTCCTGCCCGCCGCTCCGGCGGCGGCACACCCCGGCCGCGCGAGCGGCCCCACGAACCGGCCCCGCCAGGGGTCGTCGGACCGGCCCCACCCGGGATCGGTCTAG
- a CDS encoding helix-turn-helix transcriptional regulator yields MGWWQVSADTLASSRFVVSPLAETVACLLLLERATAAHPGERAWLKTHLPAYRQRAAADPVSALVIRSALAPRWTADFLTPAPVPAPPGQAPSSFDEELARVRATPPGRARADLAEALGGPLPAALDRDDLAERAADTLAWVWTHTVRPDWQRRQRVLEADVIARTARLGRSGWAEALNGMRPGVRWLGDSRLQINPHDNPPRELDRAQLLFIPVTPDQCWVCWDIPHRYGLVYPCSGTLAEAPRLPVPAALGALIGPARAAVLSLLANPLSTTQLVALTGQGLGSVGRHLRILLDAGLVRRRRAGRSVLYFRTEAGDVLVRGAG; encoded by the coding sequence GTGGGCTGGTGGCAGGTCAGTGCGGACACGCTGGCGAGCAGCCGGTTCGTCGTCTCGCCGCTCGCGGAGACCGTCGCCTGCCTGCTGCTCCTGGAGCGGGCCACCGCCGCACACCCGGGGGAGCGCGCCTGGCTGAAGACCCATCTGCCCGCCTACCGGCAACGCGCGGCCGCCGATCCGGTCTCCGCGCTGGTGATCCGCTCCGCCCTCGCGCCCCGCTGGACCGCCGACTTCCTCACCCCCGCACCGGTCCCCGCCCCACCGGGCCAGGCCCCGTCCTCCTTCGACGAGGAACTGGCGCGGGTCCGGGCCACCCCACCGGGCCGGGCGCGCGCCGATCTGGCCGAGGCGCTGGGCGGGCCGCTGCCCGCCGCGCTGGACCGGGACGACCTCGCCGAACGCGCCGCCGACACCCTCGCGTGGGTCTGGACGCACACCGTGCGACCCGACTGGCAGCGACGGCAACGGGTCCTGGAGGCCGATGTCATCGCCCGTACCGCCCGGTTGGGGAGGTCCGGCTGGGCCGAGGCCCTGAACGGGATGCGGCCCGGCGTCCGCTGGCTCGGCGACAGCCGCCTGCAGATCAACCCCCATGACAACCCGCCCCGCGAACTGGACCGCGCCCAGCTGCTGTTCATCCCCGTCACCCCGGACCAGTGCTGGGTCTGCTGGGACATCCCGCACCGGTACGGGCTGGTGTACCCGTGCTCCGGCACGCTCGCCGAGGCCCCACGCCTGCCCGTACCCGCCGCTCTGGGGGCGCTGATCGGCCCGGCGAGGGCGGCCGTCCTGTCGCTGCTGGCCAACCCGCTCAGCACGACGCAGCTCGTCGCGCTGACCGGCCAGGGGCTGGGCTCGGTCGGCCGCCATCTGCGCATCCTGCTGGACGCCGGACTGGTCCGCCGTCGCCGGGCGGGCCGGTCCGTGCTCTATTTCCGTACGGAGGCGGGCGACGTCCTGGTGCGCGGCGCGGGCTGA
- a CDS encoding MFS transporter: MRTYRELFRTPEFTPFFAAVAAQTAAGTATGLALGTLVYARTGSPLLSALAMFGPSLAQVAGALTLLSAADRLPPRAALTGLALLSAGAACVQAVPGLPLWAAFAVLLVTGVAASPGGGVRYGLLGEILPREGYLLGRSVLNMTGGAMQICGFAAGGALVALVSARGTLLAGAALYAVAAAVTRLGLTARPPRAAGRPSVRETWRTNALLWSSTPRRYVFLALWVPNGLVVGCESLYVAYAPGHAGLLFAGGAVGMLAGDALVGRFAAAGAGRPVQAGPGCGVGRVQRRGGGATRRGAPVTGDDAADARTGAGEPGSIRTTAPGSRARLGAPLRLLLAAPYLLFALRPGPPLALALVVVASVGFAASLLLQERLLALTPRELSGQALGLGSSGMLAMQGVGAAVAGGVAQLTSPAAGMAVVAGLSVAVTLALAPGLRTPVAADGGRLLAANGAPRASRTPRTEKTS; encoded by the coding sequence ATGCGCACCTACCGCGAACTGTTCCGCACTCCGGAGTTCACCCCCTTCTTCGCGGCCGTCGCCGCGCAGACGGCCGCCGGGACCGCGACCGGCCTGGCCCTGGGCACCCTCGTGTACGCCCGGACGGGCTCGCCCCTGCTCTCGGCGCTGGCGATGTTCGGACCTTCGCTGGCCCAGGTGGCCGGGGCGCTCACTCTGCTGTCGGCGGCGGACCGGCTCCCGCCACGCGCCGCGCTGACCGGGCTGGCCCTGCTGTCGGCGGGGGCCGCCTGCGTCCAGGCCGTCCCCGGACTGCCGTTGTGGGCCGCGTTCGCCGTCCTGCTGGTGACGGGGGTGGCCGCGTCGCCGGGCGGGGGCGTGCGGTACGGGCTGCTCGGCGAGATCCTGCCGCGTGAGGGGTACCTGCTCGGCCGCTCGGTGCTGAACATGACGGGCGGCGCGATGCAGATCTGCGGCTTCGCGGCGGGCGGGGCGCTGGTGGCGCTGGTCTCGGCGCGCGGCACGCTGCTGGCCGGGGCGGCCCTGTACGCCGTCGCGGCGGCCGTGACCCGGCTCGGGCTGACCGCCCGGCCGCCCAGGGCGGCCGGGCGGCCCTCGGTCCGGGAGACCTGGCGGACGAACGCGCTGCTGTGGTCGTCCACGCCGCGCCGGTACGTGTTCCTGGCGCTGTGGGTGCCCAACGGGCTCGTCGTCGGCTGCGAGTCCCTGTACGTGGCGTACGCCCCCGGGCACGCGGGGCTCCTCTTCGCGGGCGGGGCCGTGGGGATGCTGGCCGGGGACGCGCTGGTCGGGCGGTTCGCCGCGGCCGGGGCCGGCCGTCCGGTTCAGGCCGGACCAGGGTGCGGGGTCGGGCGCGTACAGCGGCGGGGCGGCGGAGCGACGCGACGCGGAGCGCCGGTGACCGGGGACGACGCCGCGGACGCGCGTACCGGGGCAGGCGAGCCCGGATCGATCCGGACGACGGCCCCCGGGTCGCGGGCACGGCTCGGGGCTCCGCTGCGGCTGCTGCTGGCCGCGCCCTATCTGCTCTTCGCGTTGCGACCGGGGCCGCCCCTCGCACTGGCGCTGGTCGTCGTGGCGAGCGTGGGCTTCGCCGCGAGCCTGCTGCTCCAGGAACGGCTGCTGGCCCTCACCCCGCGGGAGCTGAGCGGCCAGGCGCTCGGGCTGGGCTCCTCGGGCATGCTCGCGATGCAGGGGGTGGGGGCCGCCGTGGCGGGCGGGGTCGCCCAGCTGACGTCGCCCGCGGCGGGCATGGCGGTGGTCGCGGGCCTCTCGGTGGCGGTGACGCTGGCACTGGCGCCGGGGCTGCGTACGCCGGTCGCCGCCGACGGGGGCAGACTGCTCGCAGCGAACGGAGCACCGCGAGCGTCCCGCACCCCCCGGACGGAAAAGACCTCATGA
- a CDS encoding sugar O-acetyltransferase: MSDNARPGQKEAMLAGEPYLADDPELAADALHAAVLSERYNATPAADHEARRAVLAELLGEVGEGVVVRPPLRVDYGYRTTIGPRTFINFGAVLLDVARITIGADVQLGPNVQLLTPTHPLDPEPRRAKWEAAEPITIGDNVWLGGGVIVCPGVSIGENTVVGAGAVVTKDLPANVVAVGNPARVIRTLGGPEA, translated from the coding sequence ATGAGCGACAACGCCAGGCCCGGCCAGAAGGAAGCCATGCTCGCCGGTGAGCCCTATCTCGCCGACGACCCCGAACTGGCGGCGGACGCCCTGCACGCGGCCGTGCTGAGCGAGCGCTACAACGCCACGCCGGCCGCCGACCATGAGGCCCGGCGCGCGGTGCTCGCCGAGCTGCTCGGCGAGGTGGGCGAGGGCGTGGTGGTGCGGCCGCCGCTGCGGGTGGACTACGGCTACCGAACCACCATCGGGCCGCGTACGTTCATCAACTTCGGCGCGGTCCTGCTGGACGTCGCCCGCATCACCATCGGCGCGGACGTCCAGCTGGGCCCGAACGTCCAGCTCCTCACCCCGACCCACCCCCTCGACCCCGAACCGCGCCGCGCCAAGTGGGAGGCCGCCGAGCCGATCACCATCGGCGACAACGTGTGGCTGGGCGGCGGGGTGATCGTCTGCCCCGGGGTGAGCATCGGTGAGAACACCGTGGTCGGTGCGGGGGCGGTCGTCACGAAGGACCTCCCCGCGAACGTGGTGGCGGTCGGCAACCCGGCCCGCGTGATCCGGACGCTCGGCGGTCCGGAGGCGTGA